The following are from one region of the Mycolicibacterium diernhoferi genome:
- the rsmH gene encoding 16S rRNA (cytosine(1402)-N(4))-methyltransferase RsmH codes for MTLFATSSEPDARATRPLPDPALAYFPDARSVISGRDPVAGASHRDRGVAVPQDSGPHGHVPVLIDRCVELLKPALTRHHPDGTGAVLVDATLGAGGHTERFLTELPGLHVVGLDRDPNALRIATERLAPFGDRFRYVRTRYDGYWADRDEDTVDGVLFDLGVSSMQLDRVDRGFSYAHDAPLDMRMDPDAELTAADILNTYDERALARVLREYGEERFAGRIASRIVKRRARQPLRTTGELVELLYEAIPAATRRTGGHPAKRTFQALRIAVNAELDSLREALPASLAALSGGGRIVVMAYQSLEDKIVKGLFAAATASRTPPGLPVELPGYEAEFVSLTRGAEQADADEIERNPRSASVRLRALEKVAGKDGS; via the coding sequence ATGACACTCTTCGCGACATCATCTGAACCCGATGCCCGTGCAACGCGGCCTCTGCCCGATCCGGCCCTGGCGTACTTCCCCGACGCCAGGTCCGTCATCTCGGGCAGGGACCCCGTTGCAGGGGCATCTCATCGCGACAGGGGAGTCGCAGTGCCTCAAGACTCCGGCCCGCACGGGCACGTTCCCGTTCTCATCGACCGCTGCGTCGAACTGCTCAAGCCCGCGCTGACCCGGCACCATCCTGACGGCACCGGCGCGGTGCTGGTGGACGCCACCCTCGGTGCCGGCGGCCACACCGAACGCTTTCTCACCGAACTGCCCGGGTTGCACGTCGTCGGACTGGACCGCGACCCCAACGCCCTGCGCATCGCCACCGAGCGGTTGGCCCCGTTCGGCGACCGGTTCCGCTACGTCCGCACCCGCTACGACGGCTACTGGGCCGACCGCGACGAGGACACGGTCGACGGAGTGCTTTTCGACCTGGGTGTGTCCTCGATGCAACTGGATCGGGTGGACCGCGGTTTCTCCTACGCCCACGATGCACCGCTGGACATGCGGATGGATCCCGACGCCGAACTGACCGCGGCCGACATCCTCAACACCTATGACGAACGAGCCCTGGCCCGGGTGCTGCGCGAATACGGTGAGGAGCGCTTCGCCGGCCGGATAGCCTCCCGCATCGTCAAACGCCGGGCGCGTCAACCGCTGCGCACCACCGGCGAGCTGGTCGAGTTGCTCTACGAGGCGATCCCGGCGGCCACCCGGCGTACCGGCGGACACCCGGCCAAGCGCACCTTCCAGGCGCTGCGGATCGCGGTCAACGCCGAACTCGACTCACTGCGCGAGGCGTTGCCCGCCTCGCTGGCCGCACTGTCCGGGGGAGGACGCATCGTGGTGATGGCCTACCAGTCCCTGGAGGACAAGATCGTCAAGGGACTGTTCGCCGCCGCAACGGCGTCGCGCACGCCGCCCGGCCTACCGGTCGAATTACCGGGCTATGAGGCCGAATTCGTATCACTGACCCGGGGGGCCGAGCAGGCCGACGCCGACGAGATCGAACGAAACCCGCGCAGCGCCTCGGTGCGCTTGCGGGCGTTGGAAAAGGTTGCCGGAAAGGATGGCTCATGA
- a CDS encoding GNAT family N-acetyltransferase produces MPTYLVDLSAEVMRRRLNEALTVYVNAMHYPRGTEDQRASMWLEHTRRAGWKAVAALSTPEPVPAGLVPDGPAVEAADPQASAALDTAELLGVAYGYSGAPDQWWQQQVVHGLRRTGAHPDQADALLGDYFELTELHIHPRAQGQGLGEALARRLLSGRPEARVLLSTPEINGEANRAWRLYRRLGFGDVIRDYHFAGDPRAFAILGRSLPLD; encoded by the coding sequence TTGCCGACATATCTGGTCGACCTCTCGGCCGAGGTCATGCGTCGACGGCTGAACGAGGCGCTCACGGTCTATGTGAATGCGATGCACTACCCGCGCGGAACCGAGGACCAGCGGGCCTCGATGTGGCTGGAGCACACCCGCCGGGCCGGATGGAAGGCCGTCGCCGCGCTGAGCACCCCGGAACCCGTTCCTGCAGGGCTTGTTCCTGACGGGCCGGCGGTCGAAGCGGCCGACCCGCAGGCATCCGCCGCGCTGGACACCGCGGAACTGCTCGGCGTCGCCTACGGCTACAGCGGCGCCCCCGACCAGTGGTGGCAGCAGCAGGTGGTGCACGGTCTGCGTCGCACCGGTGCCCACCCCGACCAGGCCGACGCGCTGCTCGGGGACTACTTCGAACTCACCGAGTTGCACATCCACCCACGCGCGCAGGGGCAGGGACTCGGTGAGGCCCTGGCCCGCCGACTGCTCAGCGGGCGGCCCGAGGCGCGGGTGCTGCTGTCCACGCCGGAGATCAACGGCGAGGCAAACCGCGCCTGGCGGCTGTACCGCCGACTCGGCTTCGGGGACGTCATCCGCGACTACCACTTCGCCGGGGATCCCCGCGCGTTCGCCATCCTGGGCCGGTCGCTGCCCCTGGACTGA
- a CDS encoding DUF3040 domain-containing protein: protein MPLSDHEQRMLDQIESALYAEDPKFASSVRGGNLRGPSARRRLQGVALFVVGLAMLVSGVAIKATMIGSFPILSVIGFIVMFGGVVFAITGPRGPVPVDKAASSSGASRSKRNKNTGGSFTSRMEDRFRRRFDE, encoded by the coding sequence ATGCCACTCTCCGACCACGAGCAGCGCATGCTCGACCAGATCGAAAGCGCGCTCTATGCCGAGGACCCCAAATTCGCCTCCAGCGTTCGAGGCGGCAATCTGCGAGGGCCGTCGGCCCGCCGTCGCTTACAGGGCGTCGCCCTCTTCGTGGTCGGTCTGGCGATGCTGGTTTCCGGCGTGGCCATCAAGGCGACCATGATCGGCAGCTTCCCGATCCTTTCCGTCATCGGATTCATCGTGATGTTCGGTGGTGTGGTGTTCGCCATCACCGGGCCGCGTGGACCCGTGCCGGTCGACAAGGCGGCGTCGTCCTCGGGGGCGTCGCGGTCCAAACGCAACAAGAACACCGGCGGATCGTTCACCAGCCGCATGGAGGACCGCTTCCGCCGCCGCTTCGACGAGTAG
- the mraZ gene encoding division/cell wall cluster transcriptional repressor MraZ: MFLGTYTPKLDDKGRLTLPAKFRDALAGGLMVTKSQDHSLAVYPRAEFEKLAEKAMSASRSDPQARAYVRNLAAGADEQHPDAQGRITLSAEHRRYANLSKDCVVTGSLGHLEIWDAQAWQQYQETHEETFSAASDDTLRDII; the protein is encoded by the coding sequence ATGTTTCTCGGTACCTACACGCCCAAGCTCGACGACAAGGGGCGGCTCACACTGCCCGCCAAGTTCCGCGACGCACTGGCAGGAGGGTTGATGGTCACCAAGAGCCAAGATCACAGCCTCGCTGTCTACCCGCGTGCGGAGTTCGAGAAGCTGGCCGAGAAGGCGATGTCGGCATCGCGCAGCGACCCGCAGGCCCGCGCCTATGTGCGCAACCTGGCGGCCGGTGCCGATGAGCAGCATCCCGACGCACAGGGCCGCATCACCCTGTCGGCCGAACACCGCCGGTACGCCAACCTGTCCAAGGATTGCGTGGTGACCGGTTCGCTGGGGCACCTCGAAATCTGGGATGCCCAGGCCTGGCAGCAGTACCAGGAGACCCACGAAGAGACTTTCTCCGCGGCCAGCGATGACACTCTTCGCGACATCATCTGA
- a CDS encoding UDP-N-acetylmuramoyl-tripeptide--D-alanyl-D-alanine ligase, translated as MIALTLAQVADIVGGELADITAEQAAATRITGTVEFDSREVTEGGLFLALPGARSDGHDFAAGAVAAGAVAVLAARPVGVPAIVVPPADTAATSSGALEHDDAHGSGAAVLAALAKLASAVAAELVAGGLRIIGVTGSSGKTSTKDLLAAVLAPLGEVVAPPGSFNNELGHPWTVLRSTTDTDFLILEMSARHPGNIAALAAIAPPSIGVVLNVGTAHLGEFGSREVIAATKSELPQAVPSSGVVILNADDPAVAAMAEQTAARVVRVSRGSGGADVWSTDEVLDELARPRFTLHAGDQTAEIALAVHGEHQVSNALCAAAVALECGATVAQVADALAGAGPVSARRMHVSTRADGVTVINDAYNANPDSMMAGLKALAWMARRSAGATGQKRRSWAVLGEMGELGDEAITEHDRIGRFAVRLDVSRLIVVGTGRAMSAMQQGAVMEGSWGSEAIQVPDADAALALLRAELAEGDIVLVKASNAAGLGALADVLAEEG; from the coding sequence ATGATCGCGCTGACGCTGGCGCAGGTGGCCGACATTGTCGGCGGCGAGCTGGCCGACATCACCGCCGAGCAGGCCGCGGCGACCCGGATCACCGGCACCGTCGAGTTCGATTCCCGGGAGGTCACCGAGGGCGGGTTGTTCCTGGCGTTGCCGGGTGCGCGGTCCGACGGGCACGACTTCGCGGCGGGGGCGGTGGCCGCGGGCGCGGTGGCCGTGCTCGCCGCCCGCCCGGTGGGGGTGCCGGCGATCGTCGTGCCGCCCGCCGATACCGCCGCGACCTCCTCGGGCGCACTGGAACACGATGACGCGCACGGCTCGGGTGCTGCGGTGCTGGCCGCGCTGGCCAAGCTCGCGTCGGCGGTGGCCGCCGAGCTGGTGGCCGGTGGGCTGCGGATCATCGGGGTCACCGGATCATCGGGTAAGACCTCGACCAAGGATCTGTTGGCCGCGGTGCTGGCGCCGCTCGGCGAGGTGGTCGCGCCGCCCGGATCGTTCAACAACGAGCTCGGCCATCCGTGGACGGTGCTGCGGTCCACCACTGACACCGACTTCCTGATCCTGGAGATGTCGGCACGGCACCCGGGCAACATCGCTGCGCTGGCCGCGATCGCCCCGCCCTCGATCGGGGTGGTGCTCAACGTCGGTACCGCCCACCTCGGTGAGTTCGGTTCGCGCGAGGTCATCGCGGCGACCAAATCTGAACTGCCGCAAGCTGTTCCGTCCTCGGGTGTGGTGATACTCAATGCCGATGACCCGGCCGTCGCGGCGATGGCGGAGCAGACCGCGGCCCGGGTCGTGCGGGTGTCCAGAGGATCCGGCGGCGCTGATGTCTGGTCCACCGACGAGGTGCTCGACGAGCTGGCCCGTCCGCGCTTCACCCTGCACGCCGGCGACCAGACTGCGGAGATCGCGCTGGCCGTGCACGGCGAGCATCAGGTGTCCAATGCGCTGTGCGCGGCCGCGGTGGCATTGGAGTGCGGCGCCACCGTGGCGCAGGTCGCCGATGCGCTCGCCGGGGCCGGGCCGGTCTCGGCGCGCCGGATGCACGTCAGCACCCGCGCCGACGGGGTGACGGTGATCAACGATGCCTACAACGCCAACCCCGACTCGATGATGGCCGGGCTGAAGGCCCTGGCGTGGATGGCCCGCCGGTCCGCCGGGGCGACCGGGCAGAAGCGCCGTAGCTGGGCCGTTCTCGGCGAGATGGGCGAACTCGGGGACGAGGCGATAACCGAACACGATCGCATCGGCCGCTTCGCCGTGCGCTTAGATGTGTCTCGTCTGATAGTCGTGGGAACCGGGAGAGCGATGAGCGCCATGCAGCAGGGGGCGGTGATGGAAGGCTCGTGGGGCAGTGAGGCCATCCAGGTGCCCGACGCCGACGCCGCGCTGGCGTTGCTGCGGGCGGAACTGGCCGAGGGGGACATCGTGCTGGTGAAGGCCTCGAACGCGGCCGGGCTGGGTGCGCTGGCCGACGTGCTCGCCGAGGAGGGCTGA
- a CDS encoding peptidoglycan D,D-transpeptidase FtsI family protein yields MSRSKKTQEHVATDRRVRHAEPQTGLRSSSFVFRHRAGNVVIFLVLVVAAAQLFNLQISNAAGLRAEAAGQLKVTDVQKAVRGSIIDRNDDKLAFTIEARALTFQPVRVRKELEEAKAKDPDKPDPDDRLREIAAEIATRLNNKPDARTVLAKLTSKDTFAYLARAVDPAVAEAIMDKFPEVGSERQDIRQYPGGSLAANIVGGIDWDGHGLLGLEDSMDAKLAGADGSVTYDRGSDGVMIPGSMRNRHEAVDGSTVQLTLDDDIQFYVQQQVQQVKDVSGAANVSAVVLDAKSGEVLAMANDNTFDPSQDIGRQGHRQMGNPAVSSPFEPGSVNKIVTAATAIELGLTNPDEVLSVPGSIDMGGVTVRDAWQHGVDSYTTTGVFGKSSNVGTLMLAQRIGPERFYDMLGKFGLGRRTGIGLPGESAGLVPPLDQWSGSSFANLPIGQGLSMTLLQMTGMYQAVANDGVRIPPRIIKSVIAADGTRTPEEPPEEIRVVSPETAVAVRNLLRATVQRDPRGIQQGTGWQAAVEGYQVAGKTGTAQQINPNCGCYYDDHYWITFAGLAPSDNPRYVIGIMADNPHRTADGQPGTSMAPLFHNIASWLLQRENVPLSPDPGPPLTLQVT; encoded by the coding sequence ATGAGCCGCTCCAAGAAGACCCAGGAACACGTCGCGACAGACCGGCGGGTCCGGCACGCCGAGCCGCAAACCGGTTTGCGCAGTTCGTCGTTCGTGTTCCGGCACCGGGCCGGCAACGTGGTCATCTTCCTGGTTCTGGTGGTCGCCGCCGCTCAGCTGTTCAACCTGCAGATCTCCAACGCCGCCGGGCTGCGCGCCGAAGCAGCCGGTCAGCTCAAGGTGACCGATGTGCAGAAGGCGGTGCGCGGCAGCATCATCGACCGCAACGACGACAAGCTCGCCTTCACCATCGAGGCGCGGGCGCTGACCTTCCAGCCGGTGCGGGTCCGCAAGGAGTTGGAAGAGGCCAAGGCCAAGGACCCCGACAAGCCCGACCCCGACGACCGGCTCCGCGAGATCGCCGCCGAGATCGCCACCCGACTGAACAACAAGCCGGACGCCAGGACCGTGCTCGCCAAGCTCACCAGCAAGGACACCTTCGCGTATCTGGCCCGTGCGGTCGATCCGGCTGTCGCCGAGGCGATCATGGACAAGTTCCCCGAGGTCGGGTCCGAGCGCCAGGACATCAGGCAGTACCCGGGTGGGTCCTTGGCCGCCAACATCGTCGGCGGCATCGACTGGGACGGCCACGGTCTGCTGGGCCTGGAAGATTCCATGGACGCGAAGTTGGCCGGCGCCGACGGATCGGTCACCTATGACCGCGGCTCGGACGGGGTGATGATCCCGGGCAGCATGCGCAACCGGCACGAGGCCGTCGACGGGTCGACCGTTCAGCTCACCCTCGACGACGACATCCAGTTCTATGTGCAGCAGCAGGTGCAGCAGGTCAAGGACGTCTCCGGCGCGGCCAACGTGTCGGCCGTGGTGCTGGATGCCAAATCCGGTGAGGTGCTGGCGATGGCGAACGACAACACCTTCGATCCGTCCCAGGACATCGGCCGCCAGGGGCACCGGCAGATGGGCAACCCGGCGGTGTCCTCACCGTTCGAACCGGGTTCGGTGAACAAGATCGTCACCGCCGCCACGGCCATCGAACTCGGCCTGACCAACCCCGACGAGGTGCTGTCGGTCCCGGGTTCCATCGACATGGGCGGCGTCACGGTGCGCGACGCGTGGCAGCACGGCGTCGACTCCTACACCACCACCGGGGTTTTCGGGAAGTCCTCCAACGTCGGCACCCTGATGCTGGCCCAGCGCATCGGTCCGGAACGCTTCTACGACATGCTCGGCAAGTTCGGCCTGGGCCGGCGCACCGGCATCGGGCTGCCCGGTGAGAGTGCGGGCCTGGTGCCGCCCCTCGATCAGTGGTCGGGCAGCTCGTTCGCCAACCTCCCCATCGGACAGGGCCTTTCGATGACCCTGCTGCAGATGACCGGCATGTACCAGGCCGTCGCCAACGACGGCGTCCGGATCCCGCCGCGGATCATCAAGTCCGTCATCGCCGCCGACGGCACCCGCACTCCGGAGGAGCCGCCGGAAGAGATCCGGGTGGTCTCGCCGGAGACCGCGGTCGCGGTGCGCAACCTGTTGCGCGCCACCGTGCAACGCGATCCGCGCGGTATTCAGCAGGGCACCGGCTGGCAGGCGGCCGTCGAGGGTTATCAGGTCGCGGGCAAGACCGGCACCGCGCAGCAGATCAACCCGAACTGCGGCTGCTACTACGACGACCACTACTGGATCACCTTCGCCGGGCTGGCGCCGTCGGACAATCCGCGCTACGTCATCGGCATCATGGCCGACAACCCGCACCGCACCGCCGACGGCCAGCCCGGCACCAGCATGGCGCCGCTGTTCCACAACATCGCGTCCTGGCTGTTGCAGCGCGAGAACGTGCCGCTGTCGCCGGATCCGGGCCCGCCACTGACCCTGCAGGTCACCTGA
- the mraY gene encoding phospho-N-acetylmuramoyl-pentapeptide-transferase gives MKQILFAVAIALAVSIVLTPVLIRLFTKQGFGHEIREDGPPSHQKKRGTPSMGGVAIMAGIWAGYLGTHLVGLAFDGEGPSASGLLVLGLATALAIVGFIDDSIKIRRARNLGLNKTAKTVGQLTAAVLFGVLVLQFSNAEGLTPGSAQLSYVREIATVTLPPLVFVLFVVILVSAWSNAVNLTDGLDGLAAGAMAMVSAAYVLITFWQYRNSCATSPGLGCYNVRDPLDLALVAAATAGACIGFLWWNAAPAKIFMGDTGSLALGGIIAGLSVTSRTEILAVVLGALFVAEVTSVVVQILAFRTTGRRVFRMAPFHHHFELVGWAETTVIIRFWLLTAIACGLGVALFYGEWLSIVGA, from the coding sequence GTGAAGCAGATCCTTTTCGCGGTCGCCATCGCGCTGGCCGTCTCGATCGTCCTGACACCGGTGCTGATCCGGCTGTTCACCAAGCAGGGTTTCGGCCACGAGATCCGTGAGGACGGCCCGCCCAGTCATCAGAAGAAGCGTGGCACGCCGTCGATGGGCGGGGTCGCCATCATGGCCGGCATCTGGGCCGGTTACCTGGGCACGCACCTGGTCGGGCTGGCGTTCGACGGGGAGGGCCCGTCCGCGTCGGGCCTGCTGGTGCTGGGGTTGGCCACCGCGCTGGCGATCGTCGGCTTCATCGACGACTCGATCAAGATCCGGCGGGCCCGCAACCTGGGCCTGAACAAGACCGCCAAGACGGTCGGGCAGTTGACGGCCGCGGTGCTGTTCGGCGTGCTGGTGTTGCAGTTCAGCAACGCCGAGGGGTTGACCCCGGGCAGTGCGCAGCTGTCCTATGTGCGCGAGATCGCCACCGTGACGTTGCCGCCGCTGGTGTTCGTGTTGTTCGTGGTGATCCTGGTCAGCGCCTGGTCCAATGCGGTGAACCTGACCGACGGCCTGGACGGGCTGGCGGCCGGTGCGATGGCCATGGTCAGCGCCGCGTACGTGCTCATCACGTTCTGGCAGTACCGCAACTCCTGCGCGACCAGCCCCGGGCTGGGCTGCTACAACGTGCGTGATCCGCTGGATCTGGCGCTGGTGGCCGCGGCTACCGCGGGCGCCTGCATCGGGTTCCTGTGGTGGAACGCCGCGCCGGCCAAGATCTTCATGGGCGACACCGGTTCGCTGGCCCTGGGCGGCATCATCGCGGGTCTGTCGGTGACGAGTCGCACCGAGATCCTGGCCGTGGTGCTGGGCGCGCTGTTCGTGGCCGAGGTGACTTCGGTGGTGGTGCAGATCCTGGCCTTCCGGACCACCGGGCGGCGGGTGTTCCGGATGGCACCGTTCCACCACCACTTCGAGCTGGTGGGCTGGGCGGAGACGACGGTGATCATCCGGTTCTGGCTGTTGACCGCGATCGCGTGTGGTCTGGGTGTGGCGTTGTTCTACGGCGAGTGGCTCAGCATCGTCGGCGCTTAG
- a CDS encoding LppM family (lipo)protein, whose amino-acid sequence MSVRPRRHRLSALVLLLLIVVPFAVGCVRVRASITVSPDDRVSGQIVAAAKARDSDDKGPQLLNSLPFSNKVAVSRYERGDYVGSQAVFSDLTFAELPQLANMNRDAAGVDISLRRAGDLVILEGRVDLTSLSDPEADVSLSVSFPGEVTSTNGDQVSTGVVEWKLKPGVVTTMNAQARFTDPSARSFTAAAIWLGIGSMIVAGIIGALAWTSRDRSPRVG is encoded by the coding sequence GTGTCCGTGCGCCCCCGTCGCCACCGGCTTTCAGCCCTGGTCCTGCTGCTGTTGATCGTCGTGCCGTTCGCCGTGGGATGCGTGCGGGTGCGCGCCTCCATCACGGTGTCCCCCGACGACCGGGTCTCCGGTCAGATCGTTGCCGCCGCCAAGGCCCGCGACAGCGACGACAAGGGACCGCAGCTGCTGAACTCGCTGCCGTTCAGCAACAAGGTGGCCGTCTCCAGGTACGAACGCGGTGACTACGTCGGGTCCCAGGCGGTGTTCTCCGACCTGACGTTCGCCGAACTGCCCCAGCTGGCGAACATGAACCGGGACGCCGCGGGCGTGGACATCTCGCTGCGCCGCGCCGGCGACCTGGTGATCCTGGAAGGCCGGGTCGACCTGACCTCGCTGAGCGACCCCGAGGCGGACGTCTCGCTGAGCGTGTCGTTCCCCGGCGAGGTGACCTCCACCAACGGCGACCAGGTGTCCACCGGCGTCGTGGAGTGGAAGCTCAAGCCCGGCGTGGTGACCACGATGAACGCCCAGGCCCGCTTCACCGATCCGAGCGCCCGGTCGTTCACCGCCGCCGCGATCTGGCTCGGGATCGGATCGATGATCGTGGCCGGCATCATCGGCGCGCTGGCCTGGACGAGCCGCGACCGGTCACCGCGCGTCGGGTAA
- a CDS encoding UDP-N-acetylmuramoyl-L-alanyl-D-glutamate--2,6-diaminopimelate ligase: protein MKLRPSHPVGELLRSLAERIGVAAAYPDEVRVTGVTLRSQDVRPGDLFAALPGGSAHGARFAVDAVAAGAIAVLTDPAGAEQLPADLGAPVLVHPEPRAVLGGLSAAVYGQPSQALRVIGITGTSGKTTTTYLVEAGLRAAGRTAGLIGTVGIRIDGRDEPSALTTPEAPDLQALLAVMVERGVDTVVMEVSSHALTLGRVDGTSFEAGGFTNLSRDHLDFHPTMQDYLDAKARLFEPDSPTHAAHAVVCTDDEAGRAIAARAQAPVQVSTGDADADWTIAAVRAVGHGGQEFVAVDPAGTRHTLQIALPGHYNIANALLAVALLDVVGVSPEQGAPGLRAAAVPGRLESVARGQDFLALVDYAHKPGALEAVLQTLRAQLPAGGRLAVVFGAGGNRDAGKREPMGRVAAGLADLVVVTDDNPRDEDPAVIRAAVLAGAIGGDAEVVEIGDRRAAIDFAVDWARAGDVVLIAGKGHESGQTSRGTTRPFDDRVELAEALERQTR from the coding sequence ATGAAGCTGCGTCCCTCCCATCCCGTCGGTGAGCTGCTCCGATCGCTGGCCGAGCGGATCGGGGTCGCCGCGGCGTACCCGGACGAAGTCCGGGTCACCGGTGTGACGCTGCGCAGCCAGGACGTCCGACCCGGTGATCTGTTCGCGGCGCTGCCCGGAGGCTCCGCACACGGGGCCAGGTTCGCGGTGGACGCGGTGGCCGCCGGAGCGATCGCCGTGCTGACCGATCCGGCCGGCGCCGAGCAGTTGCCCGCCGACCTCGGCGCACCGGTCCTGGTGCACCCCGAGCCCCGCGCGGTCCTCGGCGGTCTGTCCGCCGCGGTCTACGGGCAACCGTCGCAGGCGCTGCGGGTCATCGGTATCACCGGCACATCCGGCAAGACGACCACCACCTACCTGGTCGAGGCGGGCCTGCGCGCCGCGGGCCGGACCGCCGGGCTGATCGGCACCGTCGGGATCCGCATCGACGGCCGCGACGAGCCCAGCGCGCTGACCACCCCGGAGGCCCCCGACCTGCAGGCGTTGCTGGCGGTGATGGTCGAGCGCGGGGTGGACACCGTGGTGATGGAGGTGTCCAGCCACGCGCTGACGCTGGGCCGGGTGGACGGGACCTCGTTCGAGGCCGGCGGGTTCACCAATCTGTCCCGCGATCATCTCGACTTCCATCCGACGATGCAGGACTACCTCGATGCCAAGGCCCGGCTGTTCGAGCCGGACTCGCCGACGCACGCCGCGCACGCGGTGGTGTGCACCGACGACGAGGCCGGGCGCGCCATCGCGGCCCGCGCGCAGGCTCCGGTGCAAGTCAGCACCGGTGACGCCGACGCCGACTGGACCATCGCCGCGGTGCGCGCGGTGGGCCACGGCGGCCAGGAGTTCGTCGCCGTCGACCCCGCCGGGACACGGCACACGCTGCAGATCGCGCTGCCCGGGCACTACAACATCGCCAACGCGCTGCTGGCGGTGGCGCTGCTCGACGTGGTCGGGGTGTCCCCGGAGCAGGGCGCACCCGGGCTGCGGGCGGCGGCGGTGCCCGGCCGGCTGGAGAGTGTCGCCCGGGGTCAGGACTTTCTCGCCCTCGTCGACTATGCGCACAAACCGGGGGCGCTGGAGGCGGTGCTGCAGACCCTGCGCGCCCAGCTGCCCGCGGGTGGCAGGCTCGCGGTGGTGTTCGGGGCCGGCGGCAACCGGGATGCGGGCAAGCGGGAACCGATGGGCCGGGTCGCCGCGGGGCTGGCCGACCTGGTCGTGGTCACCGACGACAACCCGCGTGACGAGGATCCGGCGGTGATCCGGGCCGCGGTGCTGGCCGGCGCCATCGGTGGTGATGCCGAGGTCGTGGAGATCGGGGACCGCCGCGCCGCCATCGACTTCGCCGTCGACTGGGCGCGCGCCGGGGATGTGGTGTTGATCGCCGGTAAGGGCCACGAGTCCGGGCAGACCAGTCGGGGCACCACCCGCCCGTTCGACGACCGGGTGGAATTGGCAGAGGCACTGGAGAGGCAGACCCGATGA
- the idsA2 gene encoding bifunctional (2E,6E)-farnesyl/geranyl diphosphate synthase yields the protein MDTAAPSAAELVHAVIEQLRLYLAERRRDAAYIGSEYAELTAALEEFVLRGGKRVRPAFAYWGWRAVAGPDRPSDADALRLFSALELLHACALAHDDVIDASATRRGLPTVHRHFADLHRENNWRGSAEQFGLSAAILLGDLSLVWADDIVATADLPADAHLRVQKVWADIRTEVLGGQYLDIVAESKGADSVSSAMNVNTYKTASYTVSRPLQLGAAAAADRPDVQAIFHQIGTDLGVAFQLRDDVLGVFGDPVVTGKPSGDDLRSGKRTVLLAEAVELAEQTDPAAAKLLRESIGTELTDVGVKEVCMAIESVGALAAVESRIAMLHRRALDAIEQAKIDPQAKLGLAELAGLASNRLA from the coding sequence GTGGATACAGCGGCACCGTCAGCCGCCGAGTTGGTGCACGCCGTCATCGAACAGCTGCGGCTGTACCTGGCCGAGCGTCGGCGTGACGCGGCCTACATCGGCAGCGAATACGCGGAGCTGACGGCAGCCCTCGAGGAGTTCGTACTGCGCGGCGGCAAGCGGGTACGCCCCGCATTCGCCTACTGGGGCTGGCGCGCGGTCGCCGGCCCGGACCGGCCGTCCGACGCCGATGCGCTGCGACTGTTCTCGGCACTGGAGCTGCTGCACGCCTGCGCACTGGCCCACGATGACGTGATCGACGCATCGGCCACCCGCCGCGGGCTGCCCACCGTGCACCGACACTTCGCCGACCTGCACCGGGAGAACAACTGGCGCGGGTCCGCCGAACAGTTCGGCCTGTCCGCGGCGATCCTGCTCGGCGACCTGTCGCTGGTCTGGGCCGACGACATCGTCGCCACCGCGGACCTGCCCGCCGATGCGCACCTGCGGGTGCAGAAGGTGTGGGCCGATATCCGTACCGAGGTGCTGGGCGGCCAGTACCTCGACATCGTCGCGGAATCCAAGGGCGCGGACTCGGTGTCCTCGGCGATGAACGTCAACACCTACAAGACCGCCTCCTACACCGTGTCGCGGCCGCTGCAACTGGGGGCGGCCGCCGCCGCCGACCGCCCGGATGTGCAGGCCATCTTCCATCAGATCGGCACCGACCTCGGGGTGGCCTTCCAGCTGCGCGACGACGTCCTCGGGGTGTTCGGCGACCCCGTGGTCACCGGCAAGCCGTCCGGAGACGATCTGCGTTCGGGCAAGCGCACCGTGCTGCTGGCCGAGGCCGTCGAACTGGCCGAGCAGACCGATCCGGCGGCCGCCAAACTGCTGCGCGAATCCATCGGCACCGAGCTGACCGATGTGGGCGTCAAGGAGGTGTGCATGGCCATCGAGTCCGTCGGTGCGCTGGCCGCCGTGGAGAGCCGCATCGCCATGCTGCACCGTCGCGCACTGGATGCCATCGAGCAGGCCAAGATCGATCCGCAGGCCAAGCTCGGGCTCGCCGAACTGGCCGGCCTGGCGTCGAATCGGCTCGCCTGA